The Streptomyces rimosus genomic interval CACCAGCGCTGTGCCGCTCCCGCGTGCCGCCGACGCTGCCGCCGTGCACCGTGTCGCCCGCCGTCGCAAGCGCGAGAAAGTGCAGCGCACAGAGCGCGTCGATGTGCGCTACAGCGTCGATGAGAAGGGCGAGATCCTCGCCGAGGCCAGGGCGCTGAACATCGCCGCCGCCCACTACGTCGGCGCCATCGTCATGGCCCACGTCCATGGCCACCTCGCGCTGCCGGGACAACGCACCCTGCTCGACGACTACATCGACGAGCTCACCGCCCTCCGCCAGCAGGTCGCCAAGATCGGACACAACGTCAACCAGGTCGCCAAGAAGCTCAACTCCGGCGGCGATCCACACCCTGGGGATACCGCCGGCCTGGCCCAGGCCGAGCGCACCCTGACCGCAGCCGCCACCGCAGTTCGCCACATCGCGGCAGCAGCGAACGAGGCTGTGGCCCGGAAGGCGGACTGATGATCGCCAAGATCGGCAGCGGTAAGGACACCGCCGGTCTCATCCGTTATCTCTACGGTCCCGGCCGGGCCAACGAGCACACCGACCCGCACCTGGTCGCTTCCTGGGACGGCTTCGCCCCCGACCCCGGCCGCACGGATGACAACGTCACCGCCACAAGGAAGCTGCTGGTGGCGGATCTCGATCTGCACGTCAAGCAGGCCCGCCGCCTCGGTCGCGCGCCCAAGCAGCACGTGTGGCACTGCTCGATCCGGGCCGCCCCCGAAGACCGCACCCTCAGCGACGCCGAGTGGGCCACCATCGCTCGCCGTGTCTTGGCTGTCGCCGGCATCGCACCGGACGAAGATCCGGACGGCTGCCGCTGGATCGCCGTACGCCATGCCGCCGACCACATCCACATCGCCGCCACCACCGTCCGCGGCGACCTCCGGCCCGCCCGCCACTGGAACGACTACCTGACCGCCGACAAGGAACTTGCCGCCGTCGAGAAGGAGTACGGGCTCCGGCAGGTCCGTCGTGGAGATCGCACCGCTGCCAAGCGCCCTACCCGCGCCGAACGGGAAAAAGCCCGCCGCAGCGGCCATGCGACGACCGCCCGCGAGCGCCTGCGCACCACAGCCCGCACTGCCGTTGCCGCCGCAGCCAGCCCCGAAGAGTTCCTCGCCCTCCTCACGACCACTGACAGCGTGCTGGTCGAGGCCCAGCGTTTCCCCTCCGGCGACCTCCGCGGCTACAAGCTCGCCCTCAAGGGAGACACCAACGCCGCCGGCGAGCCGATCTGGTACTCCGGCTCCAAGCTCGCCCCCGACCTGTCCCTCCCCAAGATCCAACAGCGCCTCGAAGCCACCGCCTCCCAACCCGGCACTGGTCGGAGCAGGACCAGCCCGTGGCACCAGGCCATCACTGCCACCGAACGCATTCCCCACCATCTTGACCAGGTGGACGACGAAGCGGCCCAAGCCCAGCTGGCCGCCTTCGGCGAAGCCCTCGACGCCCTCCCCCTCCTCGCACCCCAGAACATGCGCCCCGAGCTCCGCCAAGCCGCGACCGCATTCGAACGCGCCACCCGCTCCCGCGTCCAGGCCGAACACCACCACGCCCGCACCCTGCGCGGCGCCGTCCGGGCCATGCTGCGCGAACCCTCCCCCAAGGACGGAGCTGCCCTGGCGATGCTCCTTGACGCAGCCATCCTCGTCACCCTTGCTGCCGCCCGCTGGCACCAGCTGCGCCACCACGACCAGCAAGCCGCCGCAGCCCAGCAGTCCCACCTCCACCTCCAGACCACCTACGACCAAACCGCCGTAGCCCCACTGGCCGCCCTCGCCCACCACAAACCCGCCGCCCCCACGGTCGAACGGTTCGCCGCCCTGATCTACGAGACGGCCCCCGCGCACGCCCAGCCGATTCTCGAAGACCCAGCCTGGCACGCTTTGGCCAGCGCTCTCGCCGACGCCGAAGCAACCGGGCACCAGCCCGCCAAGCTCCTCCAGCGGGCCGCCGATCAGCGCTCACTCGACGACACCCGCTCACCAGCAGGAACCCTCACCTGGCGCATCCGCCGTATCACCCAGAGCCGCGACACCCCCGACCGAACCCGTGCGACCCCCGGCACCAGGCCAGCTCGCCATGCCCCGCACGGGCAGTCCACGGCAGAGACACAGGGGCGACGCCGCCGATGACTAGGGCACGGCCGCCGGCCTGGTGACCAGCCCAAGCTGGCTATCCGCCAGAGCGCGGCATTCGGCGCCCAGAGACTGAGGGCCCACCTGCATCAAGGGTGTGAGTGCGCTGACCTCGTGGCCGCACCCCCACACCCCCACCCCTAGCTGTGGAGGGCGGAACGGGACGACGGCGATGCCGCAGGCATCGAACGGTTCGGCCTTCAGGTACCGCGAGCCCCCTGGGCCGCACAGGTACGTCGTCGCACCGGTGGCAACCGCAAGGTCGACAAGGCGCTGCGTCCGGCCCGGGCGGGAAGGCAGGGTGCTGCTGCGCAGTACGCGGCCGGGCCAACCGAGGGCCTCCAGGAGAGCCCGGGTGGAGGCTTAGGCGACCGCGGCAGTCCTGCCGTTTGTGATGATCAGGTCGAGGACCGGGTCGAGAGCTGCCCGCAGGACCGGCCAGTGCGGGCTGGCCCCGTAGTGGTGTTGGAGGGTGTGCCGGATACGGCGGCCGGCTCGGGCCGGATCGGCGATCTCCGCATCGCGAATGGCGGTCGACCGGCCGTTGGGAAGATGAGTAGGGAGGGTGAGCCACTGCCGCCGCGCCGGATCGTCAAGGGCCGCCAGGCGGGCTCGGTGCTGGTAGTCGCGGCGGGCGAACTGTACGTCGTCGAGGACGATCCAGTAGTCGGCGGCGAACAGCTTGGCGAGGGTGGTCAGCCGGGGGAAGAAGTTGGGCTGGTGGATCGCGCACCGCCCGCCTGGCGGCGGCAGGTCAGGAGGTGAGGAGGCGGCTGTCGAAGCCGTCCTTGATGAGGGACTCGTAGGCGGCATGTACGTCCTCCGGGACGTCCTGCTCGATGGCGAATCCGAGCTTGGGGTATTCGATTACCCGCTGCATGTCTCCGACGAGCATGTCGGTGACGAATGCCTCGTCGCCGATGGCCTTGAGGTAGTCGTCGAACTCCAGCGGTTCGGACGCGCACACCACCTCCACCTCGGGCCAGACCTGGCGGCAGGTGGCATAGGCGCGTCGTTCCATGTACGGCATGGCGGTCAGCAGCACCGACTTCGGCGTGATGCCGGCGGCGGACAGCACCTCCCGGGAGAAGGTGATGTTCTGGCCGGTGTTGGCGGCGTTCGGCTCGATCAGGACCGAGGTGTCGGGGACGCCGAGTTCCAGGGCGTGCTCGCGGAAGTGGACGGCCTCGCCGCGTGGGAAGCGGGTGGCGGTGTTGGGGCTGTTGCCGCCGGTGAAGATCAGGGTCGGGAAGAGGCCGGCGTGGTAGAGCTCGGCGGTGAAGGCGGCGACGCGCAGATCGTGACTGCCCAGGCCGATGGCCACGTCGCAGGGCCTGAGCTGGTGGTGCATCTGGTGGCAGTCCCAGATGAGTTTCGCGTTGTGCCACTGGTCTTCGGTGATGGTCCGCTGCTTGTCCGTCACTCGTTCTCCCTGGTCACCGTCGCCGGGGGCGGTCTGCCCCCTCGCTTGTGGTCCGGATGCCCTCGATGCTGCCCAGTTGGTGGCTCATGCCGTACTGGGCGGCGACCTTGGCGGCGCGGTCGAGGACCTGCAGTCCATCATTCCGGGTGGCCGGGTCGGAGAGCAGGATGTGACCGTGGGCGGTGTCCAGTCGTACGCGTTGCATCGGTGAGTCGGTGGTGCCGGTGCGGCGGGCGATGTCGATGAAGTGCAGGGCCTTGGTGAGGTCGCCGGCACCGCGGTGGGCGAGGGCGAGCTTCTGGTGGGCCACCGACCAGTCGTCGGGTTCGGCCAGGTCTTCGAAGTCACGGGTGGCGGCCGTCATCACGCGGGAGGCGTAGTCGTGGTTGCCCTCCTTGCTCAGTGCGGTCCCCACCCACAGCCGGGCGCGGGCCCTGTCGTGGCGGGAGAGGCGGTCGTCGACGGCCAGGGATTCGTAGTGGCGTGCGGCCAGTTCCAGGCGGCCCGACATTTCGGCGACCACGGCCAAGGACAGGTCGAGCTGTGCGATGCGGCGGGGGATGTCGAGCTGGGTGAACAGCGAGCGGGCACCGGTGTAGGAGTGCTGGGCCGAGAGCGGGCCCAGCACGGCGCCTTGGTCCCGGTGCAGGTCGCCGAGCAGGGCGGTGGAGCGGGCGAAGAGGTACAGGCCCTTGTCGTCGAGCTCCGGTGGTTCGAAGCGCTCCAGCCAGCGGCTCAGGAGGTTGTCCGCGAAGGCGAAGTTCTGGCGGGAGAGGGCGACCACCACCCGGTCCAGGTCGTCGGTCCAGGACTCGTACTCCCAGGCTCGCGGGCCTGAAGCGGTGACGCGACGCCCCAGCACCCGACCTGGGCGGCCGGCCTCCGACAGGAGAGTCTCGAAGCGCAGATGCACCGCGGCATCCGCACGAGCCAGGGCCGTGTCCAAGATGGCCTGGGTATCCGGGCGAGGCTCGGTGGCGGTCAGGAGTTTGTCCCACTTGGCGACGGTCCGTGCGGCGACTCCGAGGTGTTCGGCCAGGGCCCGCACGCTCATCCGCAGGGCAAGGCGCAGGGCGTGGGCCTCCAGCCCGGTCCAGTGGTGCACGGTCGCCACGCGTTGCTCCCTTCCGGACAGCATGGAAGCACGAGGCACAGGTGCGGGGGCACGCAAGTGCAACGGAAGTACAACAGTCGGTCATGTCCCGTCGGCCCGGTGCGGGCCACTCTCGAAGGGCCGGACGGAACCCTGCGGTCCGCCCTGCTGTCTCCCCGTTATCCGAATTCTTGGACGGTCACGCACATGCAACCCCTCACGGAGCGCCGCCCGGTGAACGGCCCGATGGTTTACGGCTTCCTGAGGGTTGCCCCCACTGCCGCCGCCCGGCAAGCAGCTTTGGCGGACGCGCTCGCGGAATACTGCCGCAGCCACGAACTGGTGCTGGGCGGGTTGTTCATCGAGCGCGAGTCGGGCGTCTGCCCGCGGACAGCGGCCTTCACCGGTCTCCTGGACGTATTGGCCCTGCCAGATGCCTACGCCGTCGTGCTCCCCGCCGCTTCTCAGCTGGGCCCCAGGCCGATAGCGGCCGAGCGCAAACGGCAGATTTCTGACTCGACGGGGGCCAGGTTGCTGCTGGTGCGTGGCGGCAAGACAGCCCGGCGTCGAGCGAAGCCGTTCAGGGAACGTGATCCCCACTCCGACCCGGTCCAGGACGCCGAAACATGAGGCTCCCCATGCCCGACCCCGCACGCAGAACGTTTCCCGCTGCCCCCGAATCCGTCGGCCGGGTCAGAGGCTTCGTCGACCGCACCCTGACTCTCTGGGGGGTGGATGGAAGGGCCGACGATGTCCGTCTGTGCGTCTCCGAGCTGGCCACCAATGCTGTCACTCACGGCACGGTCCCCGGCCATGGCTTCACTGTGACAGTGACCGCCGAGGACGACGCCGTGTGCATCGAAGTCGGCGACCCCAGCCCCCGCCGCCTAAGGCTACGCAACCCCACCAACGGCGACACCGTCGGCCGTGGCCTGCAGCTGCTCGGGGCTCTCAGCGACGAATGGGGCGTGACCGAGCACGGCATGGTCGGCAAGACCGTCTGGTCCCGCTTCAAGATCACCCCGGCACCGAAGAAGGCACCATGCTGATCACCTGCACCTCACCCGCCACCACCGGGCCCAGCCCCGGGCTGCTGGCCACCCTGGGCGCCTGGACGTGGCTGGGGCTCGATCCGGCCGAGGCCCCGCTCGGCCACCTCCTCCTCGCCCACCCGCCGGGACGGACCGCCTGCGACACGCCAGCAGCCATCGAGGTGCGCATGCGACGTATCGCCGATGCCTTGGGCGGCCTGGCCACGCCGCAAGAACGCGTCCCGAACCTTGGCGCCCGACTCCTCATGGTGAGCCGCACTACCGTCCTGCTGCGCTTTGACGGCACTCGCTTCGGCGTACGGCTACCGGTCCGCCCCGGCTGGACCCAGCAAGTCCAGCGCCACGGCCAAGCCGTGATCACCGTCGGCCTGCCACCACTGAAGCGAAGCGCCGACCTCGCCGATGTCGATATCTACCTCGACGACACGCTCGCCTCCGGCCGCCTTCTGTTCGGCCTCACCTACCCCATCTGAACACCCTCCGCTTCCTCCCATGCACTGCCCTGACTCCCCCCACGAGAGGCAATCGCCATGGAACCCTTCGAGCGCGCCCGCTTGGACGCCTACTTCAGCAAGAACACTGCCCAGTTCGCCCCCACCGGCCGGGCCACGTCCTTCCTCGTCACCCATCTGCTGCCTGAGCGGCCCGCCTTCGTACGCGCGGTCGCGGCGATGACCCAGCTTCGGGCGGTACTGCCCAAGCCGAAGTCATCACTCCCTGCGCCCAGCGAGAGATCGAGGCAGCCACCCCGGTCGACGCTCTCTCCCGGGCCCTGTTCACCGACCCGGACACCGCGCTGGACTACTTCGAAGCCCGCGCGGCCGGCGAGGCCGTCGTTCTTCTGGACGTCGGTGGCTACTTCGCCCCCGCCCTCGTCGAACTGCACGCCCGCTTCTCCGGCCAGATCCTCGGAGTGGTCGAGGACACCGAGAACGGCCACCGCCGGTACGCGGATCTCGACAAACTGCCCTGTCCGGTGATCTCCGTGGCCGATCGCCGTTGAAAGACCCCGAGGACTTTCTCGTCGGTCAGTCGGTGGTCTTCTCCACGGAAGCCGTCATGCGGGGCCGGGGCGACATTCCCCATGGACGCCCCGCCCTGGTGATCGGTTCGGCAAACCGTGAACGGGCGGCTGCGCTACGAAGGACGGTTCGTCCCTTGGTCGAGGAGAACCGGCGGCTCGTGGACGAGCACTGCCGGCTCATGCGGGTCCGGCGAGCCGCCCGGCGCCGGACCCGCATGAGTCGGCACCACCCACGTCGGCCCGCCCAGGTGCCTATATCGCGGTCCCTGCGCGTGCGGGGCATTTGATGGCGCGCGTACGCGAACCCCGCACACCAAGGCCAGGCCGGCCAGGGGCGGCGGCCGTCGTGGTCTGCGACGGATTCGCCGTGCGTGCGCACCGCTGCCGAAAGCGATGCCCAGGGGTAGGCGGCGCCCCGAGCGGGTGTCAGGCTGGGGGTGCGGCCCGTACCGGGCCGTCGCTGGACCACGACCCCGCCCGGCGCGACGACCTGTAGTCCCGATGGAAGGATCGGGGGAGTGTCATGCCCGCTGAGCACGAGCGGGTCTCCCGTGAAGAGGAGATCACCTCCGCGTTTGTCGAACTCGCCGACACCCTGGTCGCCGAGTTCGACGTGATGGACTTCCTGCACACCCTGACCGAACGCACCACCAGCCTGCTGCCGGTGGACGCGGCCGGGGTCATCCTGCTGAACACCCAGGGCCGCATGATCGACGCGACCGCCTCCGACGAACGCACCCGGCGCCTGGAACTGGCACAGATCGAATGGCAGGAAGGCCCCTGCCGCGACTGCATCCGAACCGGCGCCCCCATCCCCGACACCCCCCTGGACACCGAGCCGGCCCAGGGGCGCTGGCCCCGCTTCACCGAATGGGCCGCCGAGCGCGGCTTCGTCGCGGCGGCCGCGGTGCCCCTTCGCCTGCGCACGACCGCCATCGGCGCACTCAACCTCTTCCGCGCCCGGCTCCGCCCCATGGACCATCCGGACCTGCGCCTGGCCCAGGCCCTGGCCGACGCCGCGACCATCGGCATCCTGCAATACCGCGCCATCCGCGACCAGACCGTCATCAACGAGCAACTCGAAGGCGCCCTGGGCACCCGCGTGGTCATCGAACAGGCCAAAGGCATGCTCGCCGAACGCCTCGGCCTGAGCCCCGACGAAGCCTTCCAGCGCCTGCGCACCCGTGCCCGCCACCACCAGATCCTGCTGACCGAGCTCTCCCGCCAGGTCATCTCGGGCAAAGCCGACCCCGAACAGTTCACCGGACCACCGTCCTAAGGCCCTGCCCCTGCCGCCGGCAGGGGCCCGTACCGCTCAGGTCGCCACAGCCGCAACCACCGAAGCCGTGAGCCGATGCCCGCACCCCGCGACCCCCCGACCAGCCCGCTGATGACCGCCCTGCTGGGCACCCTGGGCAGCCCCCCGGGACTCGGCCTGCTGCCCGCCGACCGCTGCGCCCAGGCCCTCGGCCTGACCTGCGTCACCATCTCCGCCCGCGCCGGGGCCCACGCCCCCGAACTCATCTGGCACGCCCCCGGCGACCGCCTCGGCACCGTTCTGGAAGACCTGCAGTACACCCTCGGCGAAGGGCCCACGCTGGACTGCGTACGCCACGGCCAGGCGGTCACCGAACCCGACCTGGAGCGCACCCCCGGCACCCGCTGGCCCGTCTTCCTGCCCGAGGCCCTGCACACCGGAGCCCGCGCCGTCTTCGCCTTCCCGCTGAGCATCGGGGCCGTCCAGCTCGGCGCCTTCACCGGCTACCGCACCCGCGCCGGCCCCCTCACCCTGCAACAGCACCTCGATACGCGCAGGTTCACCGACACCGCCACCTTCCTGCTGCTGGCCCTGCTGCCCGGCGCCGACGGCCGCCGTGACCCGACCACCGACCTCGCCACCCTCCACCGCGCCGAAGTCCACCAGGCCACCGGAATGCTCGCCGTGCGCCTCCGTCTGCCCCTCAACCAGGCCCTGCTCGTCCTGCGCTCCCACGCCTACATGACCGGACGCCCCATCCTCGACCTCGCCCGCGACATCATCGACCACCGCAACCCACCCGACCTGACCCCCACCTGACAGGAGGCTGACGGCACCAGCAGCAAGCCGAAGTTGCAAGGCCGGGCTGAGCAGATCCGGACGGCACCCGGCACCGCGTTCCTTCACTGCCCACTCAGCGAAGACGCACCGGTGCAGCGATGGGGAAGAACGGACCGTAGTCCTTGTCCTGTGACTGCTGTCGTCTGCCATCGAAACGTCAGTGGAGTCTGCCACTAGATGTCAGTGGTTCTGCCATGAGGTGTGTCAGTAGGTACTGGCGTCGTCGGTGTCGGCGAGGCGGAGGCGGTACCGGACGTCGTCGGCCAGTACGGCGGTGCCGTTGGCGGCACGGACCAGGAGGCCGGCGTCGAGCAGGCCGGCGACGGTGGCCGCGGTCGGTTCCTCGGTGTCGGTGGAGACGCCGCCTTCGTAGGACGCCTGGAACAGCACGGCCGCGTCCTGCTCGCTGAGGGCGTCGCGTTGTAGCGGCCGGTGGTACGGGTCTCGCGGGTCGCGCCACGGTTCGGTGTGGTTGGCGGGGTGGACCCAGTTCATCTGCCGGTCGGTGAGGACGTCCAGGCGCGGGCTGAGGGTGAAATGCCGTCCTGTGACGGGATGAGTACGCATTCGGGGCCGCACCCGCGCTGCTTTCGTCGGGGCCGATCAGCCCGCCTGGGCACCGCGTGACGGCCCGCGCCTCACGTGGCGCGCCCTGGTCAGGCGGGATCCTGGGGAGGGGCGGGTTCGGGAGCGGCGGGGATCTGGTCTGCGGCTTGGCGGGTCTGTTCGGCCTGGCGCCGGTGGGCGGTGGCCTGCTGGGGGCGGGCGTGCTGTTCGTGGTCGCGGGCCAGGGCGTCGTGGGCGTCGGCCAGCGTCAGGAGCGCGGCGGCGGCCCGCCGGCGCAGCCGGTGCAGCCGGGCTTCCAGGACTTCGCGCGGTAGCGGCGTGCCCTGGGCTGCTGCGGCCTCGGCCGTCTCCTGGTCGATGGCGTCCTGTTCGCGCTGGTCGCGGGCGTCCGCGCGGCGCAGCACCGCCTCGCTGCGATCGAGGGATGCCTGGCTGGAGGCCAGCAGGTCGCGGGAGCGGCTGATGTGCTCGTAGGCGCGCTGGCGCAAGCTGGGGGCCGGCTTGCCCAGGTCGCGGGCCCGCCCATCGACATGTTCTTCTCGTGCGTCGAGGGCGCGCTCGCGCGCGTCGGCGGCCTCCTCCCGCTCGTCTGCCACCGCTTCGCGTTCATCGGCGGTGCGCTCGCGTGCGTCGGCGGCTTCTTCCCGCTTGGTGAACAGCTGCTCGCGCTGGCCGACGGCACTTTCACGTCCGCCCTGGCCAGGCGCGGTGGCGCCGGCGTCCGGCGTGCCGTCCTGCGGTTCGGTGCCCATCTTGGCAGTATGCCCCGGCTCCGGGCGGGGTGAGCCGCGCGCAGGTCAGCCACGTCGCAGCATGGGCGGCAGCCGGGAGGGACGCGCGTGCGCGTTCTTGTCGCGTGCTGACGTTCCGCGCGAGGATGCCCTGCTGCTGTACGGCGGCTGAGCGGGGGCCCGCTTGGCCGTACCGCCGTTCCGGCAAGCAGCTCCCTGTGGTTCGGCCCAGCAGCCACGGGAGCCGCCTGTCGTGCCGAGGGGAACTGCAGCCGGCCTGTGTCAGCGGCTGTTGATCTCTTCGGGGCTGATCCTGCCTTGGAGGACGGCGAGCGCCGTGCCCAGCAGGGTGCGGCTATGGCCGAAGGCATGAGCCCGCAGCCGCAGGATCGCCAGCTCCGACGTCATGTCCAGCCGTTCGGTGAGCGTGCCGGTGGCCTGGTGGAGGTGGGCGAAGGGAAGATTTTCCAGGGAGAAGAGCCAGTCAGCGGAGTCAGCGGCGGCCAGCGCGATGACATCGGCCAGGCCCAGCGCATGATGCAGCTGCCCAGGCTCCATAGGTCCTGGGGTTTTGCGATGGCCGATCAGCGCACCGATGGCCAGCTCCTCGACGAGGAGGGGGAAAGCGAACACGGCGCGCACCCCCAACGCCTCGATGCACGCCGGAAGGCCGGGCCAGCGCGACGTGGTCAGGTCTGCCACATCCGGCACCAGCACCATCCGTGCGGTGCGTACGGCATCCCGGCCGGGGCCTTGGCCCTGGACCCGTTGCAGATCCTCCAAGGGGCGGGCCGCAGGGCCCCAGCAGTGCACCGCCTCCGGGTCCAGGGAGCTGGCCCCGCAGGCCAGCAGGATCGACAGTCCGTCCAGTCCCAAACCGTGGGCGCACGCCTGCAGCGGAGGAGCGCACAAGTCGAAGTCCCCCAGCACAGTGGAAAGCTCCGGGGCCCGGTCCGCCGGCGGCATCTGCTGATCGCGCTGACGCATTTGCCGTGTCTGCTTACGTACCTGCTCGGCCCACCGCCGCGTCTCCTGGGCCTGCTGCCGCGTCTCCTGGGCCTGCTGCCGCATCCGTAATGCCTGCTCCTTCATCTGCCGGGCCCTTGCCTGCGCCTTCTGTGCCGCCATGCACAGGACGACACCTCGCTGGAATCCCGATTCCAGCCGCGCATCCGCACCGAGTTCGAATCCAACTTCCCCGGTCATCGGTCTTCCTGACATCCGGGCGGCTTTATGGACCCCGGGCATACGGGCCGTGTCGCCCCGGCTCCGGCCGCGAAGGCTGGTTATTACGCGCCGGTCGCCCGGCGTAACGGGGACCTGTCGAAGGGGGAAGCGGTCAACGTGCCGTCCAGCACCCACCGGGCCACCTCGTGCAGGGCCACCTGATGCGCGCGGGCATAAGAGCGCAACAGCGCGAACGCCGCATCAGGGGTGCACTCTCTACGCTCGCTGACCTGCCCCTTGGCCTGTTCGATCAGGACCCGGCTCTGCAACGCGCCCTCCAGCTGACCGCAGACCCGCAGGGCTTCCTGATGCCGTAGCCCCTGGGCACACGCCATGGCCAGAAACCGCACCTCGGTGAGGCAGTCCTCGGGCACGAGCCGTTCATCGA includes:
- a CDS encoding relaxase/mobilization nuclease domain-containing protein; amino-acid sequence: MIAKIGSGKDTAGLIRYLYGPGRANEHTDPHLVASWDGFAPDPGRTDDNVTATRKLLVADLDLHVKQARRLGRAPKQHVWHCSIRAAPEDRTLSDAEWATIARRVLAVAGIAPDEDPDGCRWIAVRHAADHIHIAATTVRGDLRPARHWNDYLTADKELAAVEKEYGLRQVRRGDRTAAKRPTRAEREKARRSGHATTARERLRTTARTAVAAAASPEEFLALLTTTDSVLVEAQRFPSGDLRGYKLALKGDTNAAGEPIWYSGSKLAPDLSLPKIQQRLEATASQPGTGRSRTSPWHQAITATERIPHHLDQVDDEAAQAQLAAFGEALDALPLLAPQNMRPELRQAATAFERATRSRVQAEHHHARTLRGAVRAMLREPSPKDGAALAMLLDAAILVTLAAARWHQLRHHDQQAAAAQQSHLHLQTTYDQTAVAPLAALAHHKPAAPTVERFAALIYETAPAHAQPILEDPAWHALASALADAEATGHQPAKLLQRAADQRSLDDTRSPAGTLTWRIRRITQSRDTPDRTRATPGTRPARHAPHGQSTAETQGRRRR
- a CDS encoding GAF domain-containing protein, with product MTGEVGFELGADARLESGFQRGVVLCMAAQKAQARARQMKEQALRMRQQAQETRQQAQETRRWAEQVRKQTRQMRQRDQQMPPADRAPELSTVLGDFDLCAPPLQACAHGLGLDGLSILLACGASSLDPEAVHCWGPAARPLEDLQRVQGQGPGRDAVRTARMVLVPDVADLTTSRWPGLPACIEALGVRAVFAFPLLVEELAIGALIGHRKTPGPMEPGQLHHALGLADVIALAAADSADWLFSLENLPFAHLHQATGTLTERLDMTSELAILRLRAHAFGHSRTLLGTALAVLQGRISPEEINSR
- a CDS encoding GAF and ANTAR domain-containing protein; translation: MPAEHERVSREEEITSAFVELADTLVAEFDVMDFLHTLTERTTSLLPVDAAGVILLNTQGRMIDATASDERTRRLELAQIEWQEGPCRDCIRTGAPIPDTPLDTEPAQGRWPRFTEWAAERGFVAAAAVPLRLRTTAIGALNLFRARLRPMDHPDLRLAQALADAATIGILQYRAIRDQTVINEQLEGALGTRVVIEQAKGMLAERLGLSPDEAFQRLRTRARHHQILLTELSRQVISGKADPEQFTGPPS
- the mobC gene encoding plasmid mobilization relaxosome protein MobC; this translates as MHDSHYVSADERQEMGTTATSTARYGVGPSKGRSNGGASAPGVAEGLGHQGAPEEEQPADTSAVPLPRAADAAAVHRVARRRKREKVQRTERVDVRYSVDEKGEILAEARALNIAAAHYVGAIVMAHVHGHLALPGQRTLLDDYIDELTALRQQVAKIGHNVNQVAKKLNSGGDPHPGDTAGLAQAERTLTAAATAVRHIAAAANEAVARKAD
- a CDS encoding GAF and ANTAR domain-containing protein, which codes for MPAPRDPPTSPLMTALLGTLGSPPGLGLLPADRCAQALGLTCVTISARAGAHAPELIWHAPGDRLGTVLEDLQYTLGEGPTLDCVRHGQAVTEPDLERTPGTRWPVFLPEALHTGARAVFAFPLSIGAVQLGAFTGYRTRAGPLTLQQHLDTRRFTDTATFLLLALLPGADGRRDPTTDLATLHRAEVHQATGMLAVRLRLPLNQALLVLRSHAYMTGRPILDLARDIIDHRNPPDLTPT
- a CDS encoding YdcF family protein, whose amino-acid sequence is MTDKQRTITEDQWHNAKLIWDCHQMHHQLRPCDVAIGLGSHDLRVAAFTAELYHAGLFPTLIFTGGNSPNTATRFPRGEAVHFREHALELGVPDTSVLIEPNAANTGQNITFSREVLSAAGITPKSVLLTAMPYMERRAYATCRQVWPEVEVVCASEPLEFDDYLKAIGDEAFVTDMLVGDMQRVIEYPKLGFAIEQDVPEDVHAAYESLIKDGFDSRLLTS
- a CDS encoding helix-turn-helix domain-containing protein — its product is MATVHHWTGLEAHALRLALRMSVRALAEHLGVAARTVAKWDKLLTATEPRPDTQAILDTALARADAAVHLRFETLLSEAGRPGRVLGRRVTASGPRAWEYESWTDDLDRVVVALSRQNFAFADNLLSRWLERFEPPELDDKGLYLFARSTALLGDLHRDQGAVLGPLSAQHSYTGARSLFTQLDIPRRIAQLDLSLAVVAEMSGRLELAARHYESLAVDDRLSRHDRARARLWVGTALSKEGNHDYASRVMTAATRDFEDLAEPDDWSVAHQKLALAHRGAGDLTKALHFIDIARRTGTTDSPMQRVRLDTAHGHILLSDPATRNDGLQVLDRAAKVAAQYGMSHQLGSIEGIRTTSEGADRPRRR
- a CDS encoding ATP-binding protein, which produces MPDPARRTFPAAPESVGRVRGFVDRTLTLWGVDGRADDVRLCVSELATNAVTHGTVPGHGFTVTVTAEDDAVCIEVGDPSPRRLRLRNPTNGDTVGRGLQLLGALSDEWGVTEHGMVGKTVWSRFKITPAPKKAPC